One genomic region from Prevotella sp. Rep29 encodes:
- the rimO gene encoding 30S ribosomal protein S12 methylthiotransferase RimO has translation MIRNQIDIISLGCSKNLVDSELIMKQLEANGYTCTHDSSQPQGEIVVVNTCGFISDAKEESINTILELAQAKEEGRIARLYVMGCLSQRYREELQKEIPQVDKYYGKFDYKQLLTDLGKAEVAACAGQRHLTTPPHYAYLKIAEGCDRHCAYCAIPLITGNHVSRPMEEILSEVRWLVSEGVKEFQVIAQELTYYGIDIDGKRHIAELISRMADIEGVEWIRLHYAYPTQFPKDLLEVIKNKPNVCKYLDIALQHISDNILQRMRRNFSKSETYQFIENLRKTVPGITLRTTLMVGFPGETDDDFEELVEFVKWARFERMGAFAYSEEDGTYAALHYADDVPDDVKQSRLDRLMAVQQEISEQLAAKEVGKTVRVMVDRKEGDFYVGRTESSSPEVDPEVLIPAGDKTLDIGAFCQVQITASDEFDLYGKAI, from the coding sequence TTGATACGCAACCAGATAGACATCATCAGCCTGGGGTGTTCGAAAAACCTCGTTGACAGCGAACTGATTATGAAACAGCTCGAAGCCAACGGATATACATGCACCCACGACAGCAGTCAGCCGCAAGGGGAGATTGTTGTGGTGAACACCTGTGGATTCATCTCCGATGCAAAGGAGGAGAGCATCAACACCATTCTCGAGCTGGCACAGGCTAAGGAGGAAGGACGAATCGCACGGCTCTATGTAATGGGATGCCTTTCGCAACGCTATCGCGAAGAGTTGCAGAAAGAAATTCCACAAGTCGATAAGTATTATGGCAAGTTCGACTACAAACAACTGCTGACAGACTTGGGAAAGGCGGAAGTGGCTGCCTGTGCGGGCCAGCGCCACCTGACGACTCCTCCGCACTATGCCTACCTGAAAATAGCAGAGGGGTGCGACCGCCACTGTGCCTATTGTGCCATCCCGCTGATTACCGGCAACCATGTGAGCCGCCCAATGGAAGAAATCCTGAGTGAGGTGCGATGGCTCGTGTCGGAAGGCGTGAAGGAGTTTCAGGTGATTGCGCAGGAACTGACGTATTACGGCATTGACATCGACGGCAAGCGACACATCGCCGAGCTCATTTCGCGCATGGCAGACATCGAGGGTGTGGAATGGATACGTCTGCATTATGCCTATCCGACGCAATTCCCCAAAGACCTGCTGGAGGTAATCAAGAACAAACCGAACGTCTGCAAATATCTGGACATCGCGTTGCAGCACATATCTGACAACATTCTTCAACGAATGCGCAGAAACTTCAGTAAATCAGAAACATATCAATTCATTGAAAACTTAAGAAAAACTGTTCCCGGCATTACACTCCGCACCACACTCATGGTGGGATTCCCTGGCGAGACGGATGACGATTTTGAAGAACTGGTTGAGTTCGTGAAGTGGGCACGCTTTGAGCGGATGGGAGCATTTGCCTACTCTGAGGAAGACGGAACGTATGCAGCCCTGCATTACGCGGACGACGTGCCCGACGATGTGAAGCAGTCACGACTCGACCGCCTGATGGCTGTTCAGCAGGAAATCAGTGAGCAGCTGGCTGCCAAAGAGGTCGGAAAGACAGTGCGGGTAATGGTCGATAGAAAAGAAGGCGACTTCTACGTAGGACGCACGGAAAGCAGTTCGCCGGAAGTAGATCCCGAAGTGTTGATTCCTGCAGGAGACAAGACGCTCGACATAGGAGCATTCTGCCAGGTTCAAATCACCGCTTCAGATGAGTTTGATTTATATGGTAAAGCAATATGA
- a CDS encoding VOC family protein gives MLHLNKVHHIAVICSDYQRSLDFYTQVLGFRILAEHYRKERQSYKTDLALGDEYVIELFSFPSSPRRATHPEATGLRHLAFEVENLEGEVRELNRLGIAHEEVRTDEFTGKRFLFLQDPDGLPIELYER, from the coding sequence ATGTTACATCTGAACAAGGTACACCATATCGCAGTCATCTGCTCTGACTACCAGCGAAGTCTCGACTTCTATACCCAAGTGCTCGGTTTCCGCATCCTCGCAGAACACTATCGGAAGGAGCGTCAGTCGTACAAGACCGACCTTGCCCTGGGCGATGAGTATGTGATAGAATTATTCTCCTTCCCGTCGTCGCCTCGGCGAGCAACTCACCCCGAAGCAACCGGACTTCGCCACCTTGCCTTTGAGGTGGAAAACCTGGAAGGGGAGGTGCGCGAACTTAACCGACTGGGTATTGCCCACGAAGAGGTGAGGACCGACGAATTCACCGGCAAGCGATTCCTCTTCCTGCAAGATCCCGACGGACTGCCCATCGAGTTGTATGAACGATAA
- a CDS encoding HU family DNA-binding protein — protein sequence MIKIQDLAKIVAERHNKSEEEVTTFLDALVDVLLDGLHQEKVVKIKGLGTFKVTTVKERASINVNSGEPVVIEGHDKISFLPDTSMRDLVNKPFSQFETVPVNDGVEFEDIETSVDVEDTQNVEETGEAIIDVETHEAPQAVALVGLSENEPAAQPESENENEVPVAENEPDDVDVTTEEDVTETENVTETESVTETVTEEADSQEEALAETRQEESEPLPQVTEEEQTENELDTEENEEDMKKISWTKLLLSALLIAAAAFALGYAVGQKAGTSTLTETPKAKTVVEETPDSLKEGQTTTNQTEAKEETQKAKVSDDMSQVTSEELERANEKVAYGAYRIVGVERVVTARAGQTLKAISDANLGPGAEAYVKALNDGVSTVSEGQKIRIPKVELKKKSAK from the coding sequence ATGATTAAGATTCAGGATTTGGCAAAGATTGTTGCTGAGCGCCACAATAAGTCTGAAGAGGAAGTGACGACGTTCCTGGATGCGCTGGTTGATGTGCTGCTCGACGGACTTCATCAAGAAAAGGTCGTGAAAATCAAGGGACTTGGAACGTTCAAGGTGACTACGGTCAAAGAGCGTGCAAGCATCAATGTGAACAGCGGAGAGCCGGTCGTGATAGAAGGACACGACAAAATCTCCTTCCTCCCAGACACATCCATGCGCGACTTGGTCAATAAACCTTTCTCTCAGTTCGAGACCGTGCCCGTGAACGACGGCGTAGAGTTTGAGGACATCGAAACAAGCGTTGACGTGGAAGACACGCAGAATGTTGAGGAAACGGGCGAGGCAATCATAGACGTAGAAACGCACGAAGCTCCGCAAGCCGTTGCATTAGTCGGGCTTTCAGAAAACGAACCGGCAGCTCAACCTGAGAGCGAGAATGAGAATGAGGTTCCTGTGGCTGAAAACGAGCCGGACGATGTTGACGTAACAACGGAAGAGGATGTAACGGAAACCGAGAACGTAACAGAGACGGAGAGTGTAACAGAAACCGTGACAGAGGAGGCTGATTCTCAAGAGGAGGCGCTCGCTGAAACACGTCAAGAAGAGAGTGAACCGCTTCCGCAGGTTACAGAAGAAGAACAGACAGAAAATGAATTAGATACAGAAGAAAACGAAGAGGATATGAAAAAGATTAGTTGGACAAAACTATTGCTGTCAGCCCTATTGATAGCAGCGGCAGCTTTTGCATTGGGATATGCCGTAGGTCAGAAAGCCGGTACTTCCACCTTAACGGAGACTCCAAAAGCGAAAACGGTCGTGGAGGAAACACCGGATTCATTGAAAGAAGGACAAACAACAACCAATCAGACAGAAGCAAAAGAAGAAACGCAAAAAGCAAAGGTTTCTGATGACATGTCGCAGGTTACAAGCGAAGAATTGGAACGTGCCAACGAGAAAGTTGCTTATGGCGCCTATCGAATTGTGGGAGTAGAGAGGGTTGTTACCGCACGCGCCGGACAAACCCTGAAAGCTATCTCGGATGCTAACCTCGGTCCTGGTGCAGAAGCCTATGTCAAGGCGCTAAACGATGGCGTATCAACCGTTTCGGAAGGACAGAAAATACGCATTCCGAAGGTGGAATTGAAAAAGAAATCTGCGAAATAA
- a CDS encoding TonB-dependent receptor, with the protein MNRRSLLLVSAVVMTLSAFGVDDEGARPILPDTSRVFDLDEVTVISQPKESYRMRMQPLSSSMYDEEQLNSLSIGDLRELSSYVPSFAMPNYGSRLTSSMYIRGIGSRVNNPAVGIYVDGVPIISKSAFNFHLYDIERVDVLRGPQGTLYGQNTEGGLVRIYTKNPMTYQGTDVRLGLGSHFYRNAEVAHYNKVNERLAFSLAGFYNGQNGFFRNQQTGERADCFNEAGGRLRMVYQPSDVFRMDYLADYQYVRQNAFPYGVMDANGTIESPSTTYQNNYRRNIFHNALNMKVAGRGFDFYSTTSYQLLRDYMLMDQDYLPEDYMHLSQRQLQNALTQEFVFKNNSSGIWHWTAGAYGSYQWLKTEAPIYFGDGITGPIGKGIHSAMYNAMIGSFMGRFIAQGMTPEQAREAAAAFIAQRGGITMDVKMEVPGIFRTPQFNLGLFHESNIEITPNLIATLGLRYDYMQTKIDYDTEARMAMTANVMGTEATYILTSVLKNTEKEHYNQLLPKMGLTYRFNNGNNIYALVSKGYRAGGFNMQMFSDILQTELNANSRNAMSGDYDVPHTDEDYERIAKTISYKPEVSWNYEFGTHLNLFGDAVKLDFSGFYVQIRNQQLSVMADNYGYGRMMVNAGKSYSCGVELALRGKAFDNHLSWGMNYAYTHAVFKEYTDTIEGVSFTKEVVDYKDKRVPYVPEHTFSANADYRFDFLSGALKSLTLGANVYAQGKIYWNEINDLSQPFYAVLGAHADADFGNIVLSAWVKNLTDNKYSTFVVQSAISGTAYSFAQRGNPIQFGVDLKLHF; encoded by the coding sequence ATGAATAGACGATCATTACTCTTAGTGTCAGCTGTTGTCATGACGCTGTCAGCTTTTGGCGTGGATGATGAGGGCGCGCGTCCGATTCTTCCTGACACATCACGCGTGTTCGACCTGGACGAGGTCACTGTGATATCACAGCCGAAAGAAAGTTACCGCATGCGAATGCAACCGTTAAGTTCGTCAATGTATGATGAAGAGCAACTTAACAGCCTGAGCATCGGCGACCTACGCGAACTTTCATCCTATGTTCCTTCTTTCGCTATGCCTAATTACGGCTCGCGCCTCACATCTTCGATGTATATTCGTGGCATAGGCTCGCGCGTCAACAATCCTGCGGTCGGTATTTACGTAGATGGCGTGCCAATAATCAGTAAAAGCGCCTTCAATTTCCATTTGTATGACATTGAGCGCGTCGATGTCCTGCGAGGTCCGCAAGGAACATTGTACGGACAGAACACAGAGGGTGGATTGGTGCGTATCTATACCAAGAATCCTATGACCTATCAGGGAACCGATGTGCGGTTAGGGCTGGGCTCCCATTTCTATCGCAATGCAGAGGTAGCACATTATAATAAGGTGAACGAGCGGTTGGCTTTCTCGTTGGCAGGTTTCTATAATGGTCAGAACGGATTCTTCCGCAATCAACAAACAGGCGAGCGAGCGGATTGTTTCAACGAAGCAGGCGGAAGGCTGCGTATGGTGTATCAGCCGTCCGACGTTTTCCGGATGGACTATCTGGCAGACTACCAATATGTTCGCCAGAATGCGTTCCCATACGGAGTGATGGACGCTAACGGAACAATTGAGAGTCCTTCGACAACCTATCAGAACAACTATCGCCGCAACATTTTCCACAACGCACTCAACATGAAAGTGGCTGGACGCGGATTTGACTTTTATTCCACGACCAGTTATCAACTGCTCAGAGACTACATGCTGATGGACCAGGACTATTTGCCTGAAGACTATATGCACCTGTCACAGCGCCAGCTTCAGAACGCACTGACACAGGAATTTGTGTTCAAGAACAACAGCTCGGGCATTTGGCATTGGACGGCAGGCGCATACGGGTCTTACCAGTGGCTGAAGACTGAAGCGCCAATATATTTCGGAGACGGCATTACCGGTCCTATCGGAAAAGGTATTCATTCTGCGATGTACAACGCTATGATTGGCTCTTTCATGGGAAGATTCATCGCTCAGGGTATGACGCCCGAGCAGGCGAGGGAAGCAGCGGCGGCATTTATTGCCCAACGTGGCGGCATAACGATGGACGTGAAGATGGAAGTGCCGGGAATATTCCGCACACCGCAGTTCAACTTGGGACTTTTTCATGAATCAAATATTGAGATTACACCCAACCTGATTGCCACGCTCGGTTTGCGCTATGACTACATGCAGACGAAAATCGATTATGATACGGAAGCCCGCATGGCCATGACTGCAAACGTGATGGGAACGGAAGCAACATACATACTGACATCCGTCTTGAAGAACACGGAAAAAGAACACTACAATCAGTTACTTCCGAAAATGGGGTTGACCTATCGTTTTAACAACGGCAACAATATTTATGCCCTTGTGAGCAAAGGCTATCGTGCCGGCGGTTTCAACATGCAGATGTTCTCGGACATTCTCCAAACGGAGCTGAACGCCAACTCACGGAATGCGATGAGCGGAGATTACGACGTTCCCCATACAGACGAAGACTATGAGCGTATCGCAAAGACGATATCCTACAAACCGGAAGTCAGTTGGAACTATGAGTTCGGTACCCATCTGAATCTTTTCGGAGATGCCGTAAAACTTGATTTCTCAGGATTCTATGTGCAGATACGCAACCAGCAGTTGTCTGTCATGGCAGACAATTATGGCTATGGCCGCATGATGGTAAACGCAGGAAAGAGCTATTCCTGCGGTGTTGAACTTGCATTGCGCGGCAAAGCCTTCGACAATCATCTGTCGTGGGGAATGAACTACGCATACACTCACGCGGTCTTTAAGGAATACACAGACACTATAGAAGGAGTATCTTTCACGAAAGAGGTTGTGGACTACAAGGACAAGCGGGTGCCATACGTTCCTGAACACACGTTCAGCGCCAATGCAGACTATCGCTTTGATTTCCTGAGCGGAGCCCTGAAATCACTTACGCTGGGTGCCAATGTCTATGCGCAGGGAAAGATTTACTGGAACGAAATCAACGACTTGTCGCAACCGTTCTATGCGGTTCTCGGTGCGCATGCCGATGCTGACTTTGGGAATATCGTCCTGTCGGCATGGGTCAAGAATCTCACTGACAACAAGTATAGCACATTCGTTGTTCAAAGCGCGATATCGGGAACTGCCTATAGCTTTGCGCAAAGAGGAAATCCAATTCAGTTCGGTGTAGATCTGAAATTGCATTTCTAA
- a CDS encoding HU family DNA-binding protein: MNNKNFIQELARRTGYTNAETQRMVSSFVSAMGDSFQEGESVVINNLGTFEVKKRLERIIVNPTTHQRLLVPPKLVLGFKPIAAIKEKLKKGGKKND, from the coding sequence ATGAACAACAAGAATTTTATTCAAGAATTAGCTCGTCGCACCGGCTACACCAATGCGGAAACACAGCGGATGGTGTCGTCGTTTGTCAGTGCGATGGGAGACAGCTTCCAGGAAGGAGAGTCTGTTGTAATCAACAACCTCGGCACCTTTGAGGTGAAGAAACGACTTGAGCGCATCATCGTAAATCCGACAACACATCAGCGCCTGTTGGTTCCCCCAAAACTCGTATTGGGCTTCAAACCTATTGCTGCTATCAAAGAGAAGCTGAAGAAAGGAGGGAAGAAGAATGATTAA
- a CDS encoding alpha/beta hydrolase → MKKVLFAALLTAGILTACTEKATNKKENDSMAKIELTQEWDKVFPLSEKVKHQKVTFETQYGLTLAADLYTPKDGQGKMAAIAVSGPFGATKEQSSGLYAMRMAERGFVALAFDPSYTGESSGEPRRTASPDINTEDFMAAVDFLSKQENVDAGKIGIIGICGWGGIALNAAAADTRIKATVASTMYDMTRVSGNGYYDADDKEDARHAAREAIAKQRLDDPAAMAGGVVNPLPEDAPQFVKDYYDYYITPRGYHKRSGNSNDGWRVIGTQAYANARFLYYINEIRSAVLVMHGEKAHSRYFGEAAYHYMVDGKAEGYHFVTKPNPNPENKQLIIIPGASHCDLYDGGWTKAEGKGESKNLIPWDKLAEFFNKNLK, encoded by the coding sequence ATGAAGAAAGTATTATTTGCAGCATTGCTTACCGCCGGAATACTGACGGCTTGCACAGAAAAAGCAACAAACAAAAAAGAAAATGACAGTATGGCAAAGATTGAGTTAACACAGGAGTGGGACAAGGTGTTCCCGCTGAGTGAGAAAGTGAAGCACCAGAAGGTGACCTTTGAAACACAGTATGGTCTGACGTTGGCAGCTGACCTCTACACACCTAAAGACGGACAAGGAAAGATGGCGGCAATTGCCGTCAGCGGTCCGTTTGGAGCCACCAAGGAACAGTCGAGCGGACTCTATGCCATGCGGATGGCAGAGCGCGGATTTGTGGCGCTGGCTTTCGACCCTTCCTACACCGGAGAGAGCAGCGGAGAGCCCCGGCGTACAGCCTCGCCCGACATCAACACCGAAGACTTCATGGCAGCTGTTGACTTCCTCTCGAAGCAGGAGAACGTGGATGCCGGAAAGATAGGCATCATCGGTATCTGTGGCTGGGGAGGCATCGCCCTCAATGCCGCCGCTGCCGACACACGCATCAAGGCTACCGTAGCCAGCACGATGTACGACATGACTCGCGTCAGTGGCAATGGCTATTACGATGCTGACGACAAGGAGGATGCCCGCCATGCAGCCCGCGAGGCAATCGCCAAGCAGCGACTGGATGACCCGGCGGCGATGGCTGGCGGTGTGGTGAATCCGCTGCCAGAGGATGCACCTCAGTTTGTGAAAGATTACTACGACTACTACATCACACCGCGTGGCTACCATAAGCGTAGCGGCAACTCAAATGATGGCTGGCGCGTGATAGGAACACAGGCATACGCAAATGCCCGTTTCCTCTATTATATCAATGAGATTCGCTCTGCCGTCCTCGTGATGCATGGAGAGAAGGCTCACTCACGCTACTTCGGCGAAGCTGCCTATCACTATATGGTGGATGGCAAGGCTGAGGGATATCATTTCGTGACCAAACCTAATCCCAACCCCGAGAACAAACAACTGATTATCATACCCGGTGCCTCACATTGCGATCTCTACGATGGTGGCTGGACAAAAGCTGAAGGTAAAGGGGAGTCGAAAAACCTCATCCCTTGGGACAAACTGGCAGAGTTCTTCAATAAGAATCTGAAATAA
- a CDS encoding NimIJ family nitroimidazole resistance protein, with the protein MNFREMRRRRQQLSDEESIAILRNGTSGTLGLLGDNGYPYTVPLSYVYADGCIYFHSALAGHKVDAIRACDKASFCVVAQDAVQPKEYTTYFRSVIAFGRIHIIDDEQEKLKTARMLGNRYNPGDDESLQKELEKGLSRMQMLRFDIEHLTGKEAIELVRHNESKE; encoded by the coding sequence ATGAATTTCAGGGAAATGAGACGGCGGCGACAGCAACTTTCAGACGAGGAGAGTATCGCCATACTGCGGAACGGCACTTCGGGAACGTTGGGACTGTTGGGAGACAACGGCTATCCATACACCGTGCCACTCAGTTATGTCTATGCCGACGGGTGTATCTATTTTCATAGCGCACTGGCAGGGCATAAGGTCGATGCCATCAGGGCATGCGACAAGGCTTCGTTTTGCGTGGTAGCCCAAGATGCCGTGCAACCGAAGGAGTACACGACGTATTTCCGCAGCGTGATTGCTTTCGGACGGATTCACATCATTGACGACGAGCAGGAGAAGTTGAAAACAGCCCGCATGCTTGGCAATCGGTATAATCCCGGCGATGATGAAAGCTTGCAGAAAGAACTGGAAAAAGGTCTGTCGCGCATGCAGATGCTCCGTTTCGACATCGAGCATCTGACGGGAAAGGAAGCCATCGAACTGGTAAGACACAACGAATCAAAAGAATAA
- the ftsY gene encoding signal recognition particle-docking protein FtsY: protein MGLFGLFNKKKQETLDKGLEKTKQSVFDKLTRAVAGKSKVDDEVLDDLEEVLITSDVGVDTTVKIIRRIEERVARDKYVSTSELNGILRDEIATLLSENNTEDNEDWDLPTDHRPYVILIVGVNGVGKTTTIGKLAYQFKNAGKKVYLGAADTFRAAAIEQLSIWGERVGVPVIKQQMGSDPASVAFDTLSSAKANGADVVIIDTAGRLHNKVGLMNELKKIKDVMKKVLPDAPDEVMLVLDGSTGQNAFEQARQFAAVTQITSLAITKLDGTAKGGVVIGISDQLKVPVKYIGLGEGMEDLQLFNKRRFVDSLFDH, encoded by the coding sequence ATGGGATTATTTGGTTTATTCAATAAAAAGAAGCAAGAGACACTCGACAAAGGTTTGGAAAAAACCAAACAAAGTGTATTCGACAAGCTGACACGCGCCGTCGCCGGTAAATCCAAGGTGGACGACGAGGTGCTGGACGACCTGGAGGAGGTGCTTATCACATCGGATGTCGGTGTGGATACGACCGTGAAAATCATCCGGCGCATAGAGGAGCGTGTAGCGCGCGATAAATATGTTTCCACTTCAGAGCTGAACGGCATCCTGCGCGACGAGATTGCCACGCTGCTCTCCGAGAACAATACGGAAGACAACGAGGACTGGGACTTGCCAACCGACCACCGTCCGTATGTCATCCTGATAGTCGGTGTCAACGGCGTGGGCAAGACCACCACCATCGGCAAACTGGCATACCAGTTCAAGAACGCAGGAAAGAAAGTGTATCTCGGAGCTGCCGACACGTTCCGCGCAGCAGCCATTGAGCAACTGAGCATCTGGGGCGAGCGGGTAGGAGTGCCCGTCATCAAGCAGCAGATGGGCTCCGACCCGGCATCGGTGGCATTCGACACACTGAGTTCGGCAAAAGCCAACGGAGCGGATGTCGTCATCATCGATACTGCCGGACGTCTGCATAACAAAGTGGGACTCATGAATGAATTGAAGAAAATCAAGGATGTCATGAAGAAAGTGCTGCCCGATGCGCCCGACGAGGTGATGCTCGTGCTGGACGGAAGTACGGGACAGAACGCTTTTGAACAGGCACGGCAGTTTGCTGCCGTCACACAGATAACAAGTCTCGCCATCACCAAGCTCGACGGCACGGCAAAAGGCGGTGTCGTCATCGGCATCAGCGACCAGCTGAAAGTGCCCGTGAAATACATCGGGCTGGGCGAGGGGATGGAAGACCTGCAGCTCTTCAACAAACGCCGATTCGTGGACTCTCTTTTCGACCATTAA
- the rfbC gene encoding dTDP-4-dehydrorhamnose 3,5-epimerase gives MDYRETKIKGVYVIEPKVFTDNRGYFMESFKQQEFEENVCSIDFIQENESKSSKGVLRGLHYQKGEFAQAKLVRVIKGRVLDVAVDLRRNSPTFGQYEMVELSEDNKLQFFIPRGFAHGFLVLSDEAIFTYKVDNVYAPQHEASVKWNDSAIGIEWPIDEDQLILSEKDKNAKPLSEAVLFDD, from the coding sequence ATGGATTATAGAGAAACTAAAATAAAAGGCGTTTATGTAATTGAGCCAAAGGTCTTTACAGATAATCGCGGTTATTTCATGGAGTCCTTCAAACAACAGGAGTTTGAAGAAAATGTTTGCTCGATTGACTTTATTCAAGAAAACGAGTCGAAGTCTTCAAAAGGTGTTTTGCGAGGGCTTCACTACCAGAAAGGCGAGTTTGCTCAGGCAAAATTGGTGCGTGTCATCAAGGGGCGCGTGCTTGATGTTGCGGTAGATCTTCGCCGAAACTCACCAACTTTCGGTCAGTATGAGATGGTTGAGTTGAGTGAAGACAACAAACTTCAATTCTTTATTCCGCGAGGCTTTGCGCATGGTTTCCTCGTATTGAGCGACGAAGCCATTTTCACCTATAAAGTAGATAATGTGTATGCTCCCCAACATGAGGCGTCAGTGAAATGGAATGATTCGGCGATTGGCATTGAATGGCCGATAGACGAAGATCAACTGATTTTGAGCGAGAAGGACAAGAACGCCAAACCATTGAGTGAGGCGGTTCTTTTTGACGACTGA
- a CDS encoding SPOR domain-containing protein, whose product MKDLAKHIEVLLLENDCVIVPELGGFVAHYVSAKYDERDGLFLPPMRTIGFNPQLTINDSLLAQSYAKVYNISMTEATERIEKTVQCIKSQLNNEGRYEIHHVGLLSVNADGKMEFAPNDAGILSPCLYALDSFRMSPVAPDKKEEQNLTEDMGDEKVVAKTITIKLSTLRKAAVAAVALLALILFLNPIDTTKQEVLMSGGIQNMMPKNITTGEPKLVSSKTVATVSHTQAQQQVVAKSEEPAYCIVLASGTQRKNAEYFKDHMHKNGFKETRLLQDKKDLKVVYGSYKTDSDAYAALKQLRSDKNFKQAWVMKVSD is encoded by the coding sequence ATGAAAGATTTAGCAAAACATATTGAAGTATTACTGCTTGAAAATGATTGCGTCATAGTTCCTGAGTTGGGGGGCTTTGTCGCTCACTATGTATCTGCTAAATACGACGAGCGCGACGGTTTGTTTTTGCCACCAATGCGAACGATAGGATTCAACCCGCAACTGACCATCAACGATTCTCTTTTGGCACAATCCTATGCGAAGGTTTATAATATCAGCATGACTGAGGCGACAGAGCGCATTGAGAAAACCGTGCAATGTATCAAGAGTCAGTTGAATAATGAGGGCAGATATGAGATTCACCACGTCGGACTTCTTTCAGTCAACGCCGATGGAAAGATGGAGTTTGCGCCCAATGATGCGGGAATCCTCTCCCCTTGCCTATATGCTTTGGACAGCTTCAGAATGAGCCCTGTTGCTCCGGATAAGAAGGAAGAACAAAATCTGACCGAAGATATGGGTGATGAAAAAGTTGTGGCAAAAACCATTACGATAAAACTCAGCACGCTGAGAAAAGCGGCAGTGGCTGCCGTGGCATTATTGGCACTCATCTTATTCCTCAACCCGATAGATACTACTAAACAGGAAGTCTTGATGTCAGGAGGCATCCAGAACATGATGCCCAAGAACATAACAACGGGCGAGCCAAAACTCGTATCTTCCAAGACCGTTGCCACGGTAAGTCACACTCAAGCTCAGCAGCAGGTTGTTGCCAAGAGCGAAGAACCTGCCTATTGTATTGTTCTTGCCAGTGGAACCCAACGGAAAAATGCGGAATATTTTAAGGACCACATGCACAAGAATGGTTTTAAGGAAACCCGCCTTCTGCAAGACAAAAAAGACTTGAAGGTGGTTTACGGCAGTTATAAAACCGACAGTGATGCCTATGCGGCATTGAAACAGCTTCGTTCCGACAAGAACTTCAAGCAGGCGTGGGTCATGAAGGTTAGCGATTAA
- a CDS encoding FHA domain-containing protein, whose protein sequence is MKRVRCPKCDYFITFDEQKYTSGQSLIFQCPQCNKQFGIRIGASKLHNLRKEEQQTIDQSENTYGHLVVIENVFHYKQLIPLRLGENVIGRYMKGSKINTPIETVDPSIDMTHCVITVEKQKDGSLKYILRDGPSNTGTFVDNQILGDRERRIISDGTLFTIGATSIILHSPDSKDE, encoded by the coding sequence ATGAAAAGAGTAAGATGTCCGAAATGCGATTATTTCATTACGTTTGATGAACAGAAATACACTTCTGGGCAGTCGCTCATATTCCAATGTCCGCAATGCAACAAGCAGTTTGGGATAAGAATCGGAGCGTCTAAACTCCACAACCTGAGAAAAGAAGAGCAACAGACTATCGATCAGTCAGAAAATACCTACGGACATCTGGTTGTCATCGAAAATGTGTTCCATTACAAGCAGCTCATACCATTGCGACTGGGTGAGAATGTGATTGGCAGATATATGAAGGGAAGTAAAATCAACACCCCCATTGAGACTGTTGACCCAAGCATTGACATGACCCATTGCGTCATCACCGTTGAAAAGCAGAAAGATGGAAGTCTGAAATATATTTTAAGGGACGGACCGAGCAATACGGGTACGTTTGTAGATAATCAGATTCTTGGTGACAGAGAACGCCGCATCATCTCCGATGGCACCTTATTTACTATCGGGGCTACAAGCATCATACTTCATAGCCCCGACAGCAAAGACGAATAG